A single genomic interval of Shewanella psychropiezotolerans harbors:
- a CDS encoding HupE/UreJ family protein: MKNINLLILLLRASRLNRLSHWTKPCLMTLLLVFPLLMQHSLVRADEIRPAYLELTELDNTSFKITWKLPRKETQVLKLSPEFPNNCTKLAPIHRVQTPSADIRHWSIQCSGGLAGQTVSVAELANTTTDILIRVQHLNGSTQMARLTPTKTSFVIESALESSDTEVIKVYTLLGIEHILLGFDHLLFVFALLLIIKDRRRLIGAITAFTLAHSITLALASLGIASIALPPVEAVIALSILFLAVEIIHGLKGKIGIAERAPWMVAFIFGLLHGFGFAGALAEIGLPQNAIPLALLFFNVGVELGQLAFVAAVLIAGRICLVWVNKGWVSAHSRSQALTLMAYSIGGLSAFWVIERTVSFWA, encoded by the coding sequence ATGAAGAATATTAACTTATTGATCCTATTGCTTAGAGCGAGTCGATTAAATAGATTAAGTCACTGGACCAAGCCGTGCTTGATGACTCTGCTTTTAGTATTTCCTCTGCTCATGCAACACTCATTAGTTCGCGCCGACGAGATAAGGCCTGCCTACCTGGAGTTGACCGAGCTGGATAATACCTCCTTCAAGATCACCTGGAAGCTGCCCAGAAAAGAGACGCAAGTGCTTAAGCTAAGCCCTGAATTTCCTAATAATTGTACTAAGCTAGCGCCCATACACAGGGTTCAAACGCCGTCGGCCGACATCAGACACTGGTCGATACAATGCAGTGGTGGCCTCGCGGGTCAAACCGTCTCGGTTGCCGAACTGGCCAACACCACCACAGATATCCTAATCCGGGTACAACACTTAAATGGCTCGACCCAGATGGCCAGACTGACTCCGACTAAAACCAGCTTCGTCATAGAATCTGCCCTGGAATCATCAGATACTGAGGTCATCAAGGTCTATACCTTACTCGGCATCGAGCATATTCTGCTTGGCTTCGATCACTTGTTGTTCGTATTCGCCCTGTTGCTTATCATCAAAGACAGGCGCAGGCTGATAGGCGCGATCACCGCCTTCACCTTGGCCCACAGCATCACTTTAGCATTAGCCTCATTAGGCATAGCCAGCATCGCCTTACCGCCGGTCGAAGCCGTTATTGCATTGAGTATCTTGTTTTTAGCCGTGGAGATCATTCATGGTCTGAAGGGAAAAATAGGCATAGCCGAGCGTGCTCCCTGGATGGTGGCATTTATCTTCGGCTTGCTACATGGTTTTGGCTTCGCCGGCGCATTGGCAGAAATAGGCCTGCCGCAAAATGCCATCCCCCTCGCCCTGCTGTTTTTCAATGTCGGGGTCGAATTGGGACAATTGGCCTTCGTAGCAGCGGTACTGATTGCCGGCAGGATATGCCTTGTGTGGGTAAACAAGGGATGGGTTAGCGCTCACTCTCGCTCCCAAGCCTTGACCTTGATGGCCTATAGCATCGGCGGCCTGTCAGCTTTCTGGGTCATAGAGAGAACGGTCAGCTTCTGGGCCTAA